TcgctttctttccttcttccaacTCCCCtcagaaataagcagaaaatgctatttttgatCAGTCATTTGAAAAACATCAAATCTATGACTGTAATTGTAGCTATACCAACATAAATTGCCCTCCTAGAGCTTACATGGGACTTTCATTGAAATTCACCAAtataacaaataataacaacaataataccCCTtcaatacagaacaaaatattccaATGAACAAATTCTATAGCAATTTCTTTAAAgtgcacaaaaatatttgtggaaatattaaaaaataaaaaaagttttatagtGTCACCACcaaaacttctgaaatattgttaaaattaaatagaagTTATCTAATGAGACTTTTTGGCTCTAATATATTGGCAGACAGCagcaacatttttcagaaaaattacaCCAACCGAATATACCGTATCTTAGCAGCATAAAAAATCCCTACAATTAGATGCAATTGCAGGTCTAGTAAGCATAAACCTGACAAAATGTTACAAAtgcaatttttgtttaaaagaatgGATTTCCATGGAATCCTAGAGGTAacatttgttattttgtgtAGATTTTATTCTGGTAGTAAACCCAACTATAACCGATCACATCCCCTCCCTCTGTCTTTCCTCCCAAAATTGCACAGAAAATTTAATCAAGTTATAAGATATGGCCACACCGAAGAAGCcatatgaaacaaaaacaaaaatcaacctAAAGCCTAAAAACAAATAATCCCAGAAAATAACAATCAATCATTGTCATACAACTGCAGCTTTACACTACAGACCGATGCTCTCCACACACATAGATGGCACTAGGTCGAATGCGCCGCCTTGTATGGCCAGGTAGCTGTGGCAAAAACTTGAAGTATTTGGGCATCAAGTCTAAGCATGCATCATGAAACTTCTTAATCCTCCAGTAGTAAATCAGTGGATTCAGTGCAGACTTGAGGTAGCAGAGCCAAAGGAGCCAAGTGCTTATCTCAAAAAAGTTGTGCTTGTAGTAGAAGTGGCTGTTGAATGTGGCAATAAGGCTGTAAGTGGTGAAGGGTGCCCAACAGACTATGAAGACAAGGAACAAAATCAAGATGGTCGTGAAGGCACGAGTTTTAAAGCTCATATCAATATTCATCTGAAAAGGTCTCTGTAAGCTCATGAGACCAAGTTTGCTGGCCTGGCTGAGACATATGCTATCAGGGTGGCTATGGATACGAACTGCATTGTGGCGGACGGTGTTGAGTATGCCCATAAAAGAATACAACATTACCAGGaatggaataaaaaaggaaattagcAAGATAACTATCACATACGCTCGGTAACCTGGGTTGGTAGAGTAGCCAAAAACACACTGAGGTGCTCTCGAGGGTATCTGCAGATTAGGATTCCCTACTGACAAcggaaaagcaacaacaaaggATGCTGCCCAGGAAATCACAATTAGAATCTTTGCACGGTATGGGTTCAGTTTATCTTGCCTCTGCACTATGATAAGAAATCGGTCAATGCTAATAATAAGAAGAATGGCTACCCCCTCTATGacaaaaagccagaaaaacatGGCAGAGACTCTGCAGAATATATCCCCAAAAATCCACTGAGTGGTAATGATTGTTATCAAAGCAAAAGGCATGttcagcactgccagcagcatgTCTGCAAAAGCCAGGCTTGCTAAGAGAATGTTAATCGCAGATCGCATAGCTGCCTTCTGGTAGACCATGAGGCAGACAACAAAGTTTCCAAGGAAAGAAACCAATAGGATAAATATCATAGCAGCAGAAAGAATGATCTGGAGTGGCAAACTCAAGCTCCTGAAAATTTCTTGTGATGGCAGGATAGCTGTAGCATTTACCAGAAAAGTACTTCTCTCAGTGGTTAGCACGGCACCTGAACTATATCTCAATGGCTGTGTTGTGCCACTACGAAGCAAGAAATGTGGAGTAGTAAAATTCGTGTAGGCGTTTTCATAAACAATAAAAGTAGCATTTGAGGTCCCAGGACTGGCCAATGTCAACATTGCTGAGAAAACCATTGCTTCAGGAAGAATGAAAGCACAACCAGAGGTCTTCAAGGCATTTCAGCTTGTTCAGGCAGTATCTTATTCCTGGTCATTTACCAAATCAGAGTTCAACATCCGAAAGCATCAAAGTTCTTAAATTCATGTCAGTATTTCcatctgcaaaaaataaaaaataaagaaacaaaatatggtTCTCTAAAATCAATGTGAAGCAAATGATCACTTGCTTTCCTCAGCGACGAAAGTATCCTTACAATTTAAGCTTTGCAAAGCTTTACACTTCAGACTGATATTTTGCTTATGAACCCATGCCAGGGTCTAGCACTATTTGGTACTTTTCTTAAAGATCCTGCTCCTGTAGCCTTGCTGATACTGTACAATACTCTGACTCACCATGCTTCTCTCTACTATAACCAGGACTGGAAATCTTGCgttcaaaaccaaaactttaCTGATGAAGAGTGAATAATTCAAATCAATATAATCATAGATCATccaggttgaaaaagaccttcaaCATCAAGTCCAACCAGCAACCTGACCTAATGAGTCCCATCACCAAACCCTTGGTGCCACATCAGCACATCTCTTAAAAACCTCCAGGCAAGAgaactccaccacttccctaggcagtCTGTTCCGATGCCTGACCACCCTCCCCATGAAGAAAGCCTTCCTgatacccaacctaaacctcccctgccacaatttgaggccatttcctcatATGCTATAGCACCTGTCACCTGAAAAAAGAGACTGACACTCTCCTTGCTGtagcctcctttcaggtagttatagAGAGTAATGAGGTTTCCCCtcaacctcctcttctcccaactaaacagccccagttccctcagatGTTgctcataacttttttttttctagtcccttcaccagcttcattgctcttctctgcacacactGGGCCTGCTCAGCATCATTCTTGTAATGAGGGGCCCAAACGGGACATGACATTTGAGGTGCAGGCTCACCAATACTGCATGCAAGGTTGGCCTTTTGGTCTcctggacacactgctggctcatgctctCTTCCCCAGGCCTATACTGCTGCATGGGGTTAtgacccaagtgcaggacccggtaCCTACCCTTCTTGAATGTCATTCGATTGGACTTGGCCTacccagatccctctgcaaagccttcctaccctcaagcagatggACAGCCCCACCTGACTGTGATCATTGCATTGTCTGTGatcttactgagggtgcactcaatcccctcatcaaGATTGTTCATAAAAACATTGACCAAAACTGGCCGAAGTACTGAGCTCTGGGGAATGCCACTGGTGACAGGCCACCAACTGCACTGAACTCCATTTGTTATGACTGAACCCAGCCATCCAGCCGGTTCTTCACCCAACAAACTGtacacctgtccaagccataagcagccagtttctccaggagaatgctgtggtaAACAGTGTCAAACTCTTTACTAAAATCCAGGTAaaacaacatccacagcctttctctcaAGTTGGTCATTTTGAAGGAGGTGATTTTAGTCAGGCAGgacctgcttttcataaaccTATGCTGGCTGCTTCTGATAATTCGTCTGCCCTGTatgtgctgtgtgatgacattcaagatgatctgctccataaccttccctggtactgaggtcagACTGACAAGTCTGTAGTTCCTTGGATCCTCTAtctttaaagaatatttatttaaatctcaTAGCCAACTtcatgattttgttttgaaatcacCTACAGCTGGAAACATTACTAGTATTTCCAAATAACTTAGGTAGTACCAGTATCACCTATCTGCCTGTTTGGTAGGCACTGAAAAGCTTACCTATCTGAGCTACACTACACATTATAGAATCCCTTGTTCTAAGtcagtcagcagcagcagatgcctcaggaaagaaaaaatacatgtaaaacatCCTAACCTGTTATTTATTATCAAATAACATGTCCACAGGACTGAAGTATTTCTCAATTTGTTTCATACAGTGACTGACTCATATCAATGTGCAGGAAACTAACTCTTCTTTAGTTGCTACAATCCTGCCCCCCACAGCAAGAGTTCCTGTTTTCACTGGTCTAGCCATGTATTTGTTAATTCATTTTGCTATTCCACATAATTTAACTGTTCACGTCctctttttccctgtaaatCTAATCCTTAGACATTATGCTGAACTCCCTTCCTCATTGTTATGCTGACAGAATGcaacatttcctttttgaatTTACACATACTGTCTTAGGTATTTATCAGATATTCACTGTTCTTAccaacaaaatgcagaagagctGAGAGCTGTCTCCCCCTTTCAGTGCTAGCTCTTCACAGAACTCCTCCTCTCTATCTTGGACTATTAATTTAAGCATCCACAGAGTACTCTGGCATCTAATCAAGCTGGAGAACAGAAGGACtatgccttttttaaaaatggatcaCCACAGCCAGAAACATAAAGTGGGATTCATCTCATTCAATCTGGATGACAGTAGCAGCCACTTCAggctgttttcatgtttttagtCAGATGAAGGATATAGACATCTACAGAGGGCAATCtatctcctcttcctctgcacaCTGTGACAAGTTTGTGCTACTAACTTGAGATGCCTGTGTCTAATAACACAAATCCCACCCATAGTATCTATGCAGGTTCTGGTTGGTACAAACACTGGGCACTaatgaagggaggaaaaaacacttaAGAAATTACACAAGAACCATATGCTTCAAGGAGGATCAAAAGCGTACTCTTCCCAGAATAATATTTCACTAGTAAAGGAATGAACTGTAAGGCAAGCCTAATGTACATGCTCAGGATGGACAACTTTTTGTGACTCAAATGCAAGGTTGCTCAGGATGCTGACAAGAATTCATCAAGAACACCAACATTTTGGCCTGCTCGTCTAATTCCATAGCAAAGCTAttcctttcccattttcatGCTTATGATCACTAGATGATTTCCAGGGCCAGACagcctttgtttgtttgtttgttttttaaaagacaaactaTTAATCTGTCTCTCTTCATTTCCAGCAGAACCATGAAGAGGTATTATTATAAGCATGTTAATTTCATTGTGTCATACATATTCCATTTTTTAGAGGTCTTCCTgctgcaatagaaaaaaatattatcatcaTTTTCTACTTTACCCTATTACATTTCAACAATTGTTAAACTCAGCAAGAATATACCGAAGCATGTAAACTGACATTTTGTAAAAACATCATTCATTCTagattttacttttctctcctttttctttcattttattttatgaaacttTCTGTAGAAGAGTTTCTAATGTTACTTATAAGCTAAAGCATAAATAGTagataaaacttttttgtttgtttttgttggttgttggtttttagTTCTGGTCTTTATAAACCTTCTGTTTACTACTCTTCTTTAAGATATTTGTTAGAACAAACTCCataaacaacagcagaaagTTAAAACAGCTTTCCAGGACAGATAACCACAAATTTCAGCAACGAACTAGAAAAACTCACCTGAAGTTCCACAGAGGCTTATGACTCCACAAGCCAAGAACACTGAAGAGGGGAAGAAGCTGTAGTGTTCTGCCGGGACTGtaaaagagcagaaattcaACAAATACTTCTGGATTTAAAATCATGGAGAACCGAAAatgagatccccagggcagtaTCTTTTAGAGCTCTGTgagcaacaaaacagcaaaggtaacttttgcatttctgtttttgacAAGGTTTCTCCACCAAGGCTCTAAAAGAAACTAATCTGCACTTGGATAAATGTAAAACCTCTCACAGATAATAATCAGTTTAAAATAGTAAACAAAAGGAGGAACAGTTAGTTTCTCAATAGAAAAAGGTCAGTGGAAAGattctacaaagaaaaactaCACTGGGGTTCAAGCAGTTTGACATAtggaaagaagagggaaatGTGAATTCATGACATTTACTGATGATGAACATGAACTGTTTTTCAGAGCaatctaataaaaacaaaggtcAACTATAAAGAGGTACAGAGGGATCTCATGATACTTAATGACAAGGTAATAAACTACCAGATAAAATTCAGTGTTGCTAGAGGTAAAGCTGTGCATGTGTAGAAAAACAGGGCTATCTGCACAGTAACAGATGCTAAACAAACTATTAccatccagaagaaaaacagattttcaactGATGGTACTCTGCTCTAAGAAAACTAAACCAAGTGTTCAGAACTGTTAGTAAAGCAACAAAGAAAGGCAGGAGCTATCTAcatacaatatatatttatatacactacCTGCTACAATACACATCCATGGCACCTCTTATCTTCAGTGCTATGTTCAATTCTGCTTCATCTGATCTCCATTCaaaagtgactgaaaaaagGTATCACATAAGTCTAccctaagagaaaaaaataactagaaGCATTCATGTTCCAAGGCAAAGTATCGAAGTTttacaaaatgctgctttatCATGAATTGTCCTTCTAaactgaaggaaggaaacaagggGAGAAAGAGCAAAAGTGGTCTGCATCCTTAGTTTAGCCAAGAAGATTGTGCTATCCTGTATTTCTCAAGCCAGCACTGCCCGGTATACAACAAAGGATGAACAGGTGTCTGTAGACTGTTCCTAAAAAATGTGACtatgaaaaataatctcttgtATGCTCCCTCACCATTCCAGCTCCCTAAGCAAACTGCTACATCCTATTTTGCGACTATCTCAAGCTGCTGCCTGGACCCTGCCAAATGCTTTCAGTGGGAAGCGAGTGTCAGCCATTCAGTTGTTATGAAAGTCATCAGACGTATCTTCGGTTTGAGAACAATAAACAAGCTGTCATCCGCTTTTGTGAAGACAATACCTAACCTAAGAAGAGGACTGAAGTCTTTAGATTCCAGATAGAAAGAAACTGAGTGCTGCTCATGTGCTCACTGCTTCCTGATGGTTTCTAGGCAGCACCTTCCTCTGTTTATCAGTCTGATGTATGAAATCTCTCCATGCATTACACAGCAAATCTCCATACTTAAACGTGCTTTCAAGTTGTACTTATCTAACCTGCAGGCATGCTAGTTATGGCCTTTCTTGGCTATTCTTTGTAAAAGTCATTAGCATTTCAGCCAACAAACTCAAAAGGACCCCCTCTGTAAGCAgtcatacatttatttatttttttattcacaaGGCTTTTACCATGAACATTCACATGATTATTAAACATGCaccttgtgtttcttttctcatgcATACCTCTTCCTACCCTCTCAAATTTCCCCAAAATTATGTAAGGATagaaatttcaaatgaaagaaaaggaccAATAGGATAACTTCAGAGCAATTTCATTTCAGTCCTCACTTGTTCTCTGAGAAAGACAGATCCTGTAATTTCAAAGGCAGTCATTGCTGAACAGCAATCACGTACCTTGTAAAAAGAAGACCATGCTCTGGTAGTTTAAATAGGTAAGCTTTTTGATGGTGAAAGTGCTCAAGCAAGGGGCAGGTACCTTTTATCACAGCATTCTCACTTTTGGAACATGTACTCTCACCAATTCTTTTCACATGCAAAAAAGCATCACATAAtcacttttttccatttctgtactGAAAATTACTGGGTATGCACATTTTCTCTCAAGCAAGGTTCTCACTCATATGCaactttctttttatagaaCATAATAGACACAACTATTTCAATGAAGTACACACTTAAAGCTAAATACCACAAAAATTTCATTCATCAAATATGATGAACTGCTAGAACTATGGTGTctgtttttaacagcttttgaaGCTAAAAGGTAAATAATTTCCGTTCAAAATCTGGATAGTATGCtcaatcagaaataaaagattctATCTCATATGCAAAGACAACATCTGTCAAAACCGGTAACTCCAACACAGCCAAAACAGGGAACTTTTTACTTGTGAAAACAGTACCATCATAGCAGTTGTGTTTGATGCAGATCAGAACATGCTATGAACTGCTGTCAAAATGTCCAGTCATTTACTAAATTAACTTTATGTGCtaaaagcaagcattttttcAGTACTGTCTAGTACCAAGGTTTGTACCAAAAGTACCAAGGCCCAGCATGCAGAAGCCATCATTCTTCAGAAACTTGAAGCTCACAGTGCCTGAAATGGTGAATCTAGTTCTTGGGAGTATTTTAAATGGTCACAAATGGGAacctgctgtattttttaaagctgacattattttgaagtaaaacTGCAAAAACAGTTTATGCAGCATAACCATAAAAAAGCAGAATACCCTTTTGGGAAGACAAATAAAGTCAAGAGCACGTATGAGGGTCATGGGCTTactttgtctttgaaaaaaatattttgacagaaaatacTCAAGTATGCACTTTCTGACACCCTGTTATTGAACAAGGCAGCCTGGGACATATTCCTGCTTCAATATGAgttgaacattttttcctgtgccattaagTAGAGGCAGCAACATATTGCAGTGGAATCCTTTCTGCTAAAGCCAATACAAAGAATGAGTCAGAGCACAAATCAGCAGGGACAATGTTCTCTTACTCACCTAACTGTTCCTCCTGAAAGGAACCAGCAGTTTGCAGTTTTAATACCTATTTACATATCCTAAATTGAAACTAATCAACTACACTGCATGAGTAGATGACCCACAAAACTACTCACAAGAAGCGTTAGTTTAATTTaggaaattttcctttcttccactgTATAAACGTTACTGTGGcaattttcaaaggaaagtaTGGTGGGGAACAGCCACCTCTGCTTTGGGTCATTAAATACAACTAATTGCCCTCTTGAGGATATTTATTTCTATCTTAAATTCAGAGAGCCATTAACTGTCAAGAAATGCCAGCCATGCGAGTCGTTATTACTATTCGAAACCATAAACatgcaaaatgtaattaataattttatattcttaGCTCTTgggaaaaatcatgtttttgatTTGTAGATCATGTGAAAGGACTTCTGCACTTCTAGATTCATTTCTAGTACTGACACAGTATTCCCCCAACTCTTAGCTTTTCCAGTACTTCAACAGTCATATTAACCATACATATGTTGAAAAGCTAACTTAATACCGTAGCACCTAGATGAATGGCAAACCctgaaaatattattgaaaacaTACTCTTTTAGTTTATATCTCTGCATAATTAACAGAAAACTAGCACACTGGAAGCTTCCTAAATGCTTTGGTTCCTGAATTTTAGGAGTGGAACCTTTGAGTATATATGTAATCACTACACATCAgtttcacaaattaaaaaaaaaaaaaaaaaaaaaagcataccaaTCCATAGAGTCTCCCACAAAGAACAGGAATCGAAAGTCATCCTGTGCTGTCCTGTTCAGCAAAGCATTCCTCTTCCAAATAACCtgtccaaaaaaacaaaaaacaccacaaagaTTGATTACATATTTacacacaaagcagaacaagatTAGAAAGAAGAGCAACACTTTTTCCTGTAatagaactttatttttttttttatttggagaaGTAGAATACGCTGTGTCTCCCAATGAAATACAGATCACATCTCCATATCTTGCAGAAGGTACAGAACTTAGGAAGGATAGTTTCATTATTCCAATGAGATCCTCAACTCTCTTAACTGTGTAGAATTAAAATTTTACCATTTAATACCAAGATATTCCACGATTAGAGTGGCATCTTGTTTTAGATCTCATACAGATGCATAGGATTAATTTGGAAACAAGAGCAAAGAAATTAGCTGCCGTTAAGCCTTATTCAATCTGCTAAACTACATGCTTAGTCTAAAACATGAGGAACCTGATGTTGAGACCTCCAAAGCCTCTCAGAAGAAATATCATTTAAATTCACAGGGTGCTACTGCATGTCACAAAGAAGCTGAGTAAATTTTCCAATGGCACAGATAATGGCATAGCtatatcagaaaaacaaaaggcaagaaaacaaGTCTGGAGAGGAAGAATGAAGATGAAcaagaaataagaacaaaaggATCTCAGCGCTTCCTTTATATGCTCTACTACCAGTCAATCACCAGCTATCATCAGCCTCAAGTAGTTAAAATCATTTCTGTAAAGTGGGCTACCACAGCTAAAAACCTGCATCTTCTATCGTGACATACCTGTTGTTAATTCAGATCACCAATTTTCAATGTAGTTTCTCTACATATACCCAGAAGGAAGCTAGAAAATGTCAGGGAGCCTTGAAAGCTGAGTATATGCCATACCAAAAGATCccaatatgtataaatattgtttatatataaaaatcaaaagaacaaAGATATGGGACACCAATACTTTCGTATGCTACAAAAAGACTACAcaactttccatttctttcaaaacttctCCTCCCCATTGGAGCAAAAGACGCAGGATCCTTCACAAACAAGCATCTTAAATAAATGCTGTACACGGGGGTTGGACGACAAGCCAGACCATGAGTTTACACTGaccttcaaaggaaaaagaagttgtaCTTTAAGACCCCTCATAATCTCCTGCTTCCTTCAGCAATTTGAGTGCTAAATTTCTGTATGTGCAACCAACTTAACAGGGACTTCAAACATCCAAAACATAAAGCCTGATTTGCCAGATTGGCACTTGCTGAGAAATCTGCCTTCTGCAGAACAAACTCATTATCTAGCCACAATGGAAGTCAGCATCTGAAAGATTTCCCTGACAAgctattaatataaaattattttacgTTCGCACAAAATTTGATCTTACTTTTATTCCACAGAACaatgtggaaaggaaaaaaaggggggggggggatttaaTTATgtataaaagagagaaaatgcaacCATGAGATTATTTTTCACCACCCAGTTTGTTCCCTGTTTAGTGAGATAAGGATCACGAACTGTTAATCTTCCCTTTTAGTCTTTCTGAAGAGTCAAAAGTGAATAGCTTTGCCAGCAGGGAGAAGACTGCCAGGAACCTGGATGGACCGAATACAGCAACAACCTGCCAGATCTTCCCACCAGACAAGCACATCTTCTGGCATAAGACTCATCTCTTCTCTCTACTTCTGTGTTTACAGAAGGTATTTCCAACTCTCATTAAAAGCACCTCTAAAACCAATTTTGAGAAGCATCCAAAATATCACCATAAATGCCTTCCATTTCAAGCTTCCAAGCAGGggaaaaagtaaagtaaaatttaGAAAAGTTTTCCAGATTAAGTAGCCTGATGAACTTGCTCTTACCTGGGCAAGATGCTTTGGGTAGTTTTCTGTTGGCAGTCAGCGGTTAACACTGTTTCCAAATGAcattcctttt
The nucleotide sequence above comes from Aythya fuligula isolate bAytFul2 chromosome 3, bAytFul2.pri, whole genome shotgun sequence. Encoded proteins:
- the GPR63 gene encoding probable G-protein coupled receptor 63; translation: MVFSAMLTLASPGTSNATFIVYENAYTNFTTPHFLLRSGTTQPLRYSSGAVLTTERSTFLVNATAILPSQEIFRSLSLPLQIILSAAMIFILLVSFLGNFVVCLMVYQKAAMRSAINILLASLAFADMLLAVLNMPFALITIITTQWIFGDIFCRVSAMFFWLFVIEGVAILLIISIDRFLIIVQRQDKLNPYRAKILIVISWAASFVVAFPLSVGNPNLQIPSRAPQCVFGYSTNPGYRAYVIVILLISFFIPFLVMLYSFMGILNTVRHNAVRIHSHPDSICLSQASKLGLMSLQRPFQMNIDMSFKTRAFTTILILFLVFIVCWAPFTTYSLIATFNSHFYYKHNFFEISTWLLWLCYLKSALNPLIYYWRIKKFHDACLDLMPKYFKFLPQLPGHTRRRIRPSAIYVCGEHRSVV